A region of the Candidatus Kryptonium sp. genome:
TATCCAGCAGTTACATCGTTTGCAACGCTTGTAAATGCTCCTCCCATTCCAAGCGCTCTTCCACCAACACCAATTGACATAAATTCACCAGCATATTTTGAAAACTTGAAGCTATTTGAAAAAGCAATTGAGATAGAGAAGAGATACAATATCAAAAACAAATTAATCAATCGGTCGTGCGCCGAGATTTTCAATAAGCGCTTTGACAAATGGGGACTCATTCATAAGTTTTTTTAGTTTTAAATCAGGGCTCTTTTGAATAATTTCGTCCTTGAAATTTTGAACATCGCATATCAAAACATCAATATCAAGTTCAGCGTTGCATATCTTTGAAATTTCCCTTCTCAAAAATCCTATGTCTTTTCTTATCCATTCAAGGTGTAAATCTGTGGCTGTTCCAATTTTAATCTTTGTGTCTTTCATCTCAAGTGGATATGAAAGTTTAAGCGCGGTCGCAAGATTGAGATTGTAACTTTGTGCTTTGTCTGCTATCTCATCCCATTTCTCGCGAATTAAATTTAAAATTTTTTCTGGGTCGTCAATTTTTTGTTGCTCTAATCTTTGAAATGATTTCGTTTCGTATTTTGCGAGCGGATCTTGGAATAATTTGTTTATTTCTTGAATATCATCGTGTTGAAGTTGTGAAGGTTCATTCTTTTTAGATTCGGATTTTATATTTTTTTCGGTTGAGTAAGTTAAGATTTCGGATTTGTTCCCCCTTTTCGGGGGATTGTTAAAATTTTCAGACGAAGAACCTCCAGATGAATTAAGTGAGTTTTCAATTTTCTCAATCTTTGAGATCAGCTCTTGAATTTTAACTGTGCTGTCAAGCGATGCAAGTTGCGTTATGACCATTTCAAGCTTTAGTCTCGGCTGAGGTGTCCATCTTATGGTGATTTCTGCATCGTTGACAATTTTAAGCATCCTTAAGATATCGGATTCATTAAAATTTTTCGCTTCGTTCATATAGCGAGTTTTATAATACTCCGTTGCTTCAATTAATTCAGCCGATTTTGTTGTTATGGCAACCAAAAGATTTCGCAAGTGCTCTGATAAACCGCTCAAGAATTCTTGAAAGTCGTAGCCGAGTTTGATTATTTCATCAACGAGTTCAAATCCAGCTTTTATATTCT
Encoded here:
- the dnaX gene encoding DNA polymerase III subunit gamma/tau translates to MTYLVTARKWRPTRFNEVVGQEHVTATLLNSLKLGRVAHAYIFAGPRGVGKTTVARILAKAINCLNPQNYEPCNECEMCLEISNGRSIDVLEIDGASNRGIDEVRDLRESVRYTPTKAKYKVYIIDEVHMLTKEAFNALLKTLEEPPPHILFIFATTEPHRVPSTILSRCQRFDFRRIEIQKIIERLKLIAQQDKIQIDDDSLFTIAKKANGSLRDALSIFDQVVSFCGEKIKFDDVIKALNIIDQEVFFKVTDIVKEKNIKAGFELVDEIIKLGYDFQEFLSGLSEHLRNLLVAITTKSAELIEATEYYKTRYMNEAKNFNESDILRMLKIVNDAEITIRWTPQPRLKLEMVITQLASLDSTVKIQELISKIEKIENSLNSSGGSSSENFNNPPKRGNKSEILTYSTEKNIKSESKKNEPSQLQHDDIQEINKLFQDPLAKYETKSFQRLEQQKIDDPEKILNLIREKWDEIADKAQSYNLNLATALKLSYPLEMKDTKIKIGTATDLHLEWIRKDIGFLRREISKICNAELDIDVLICDVQNFKDEIIQKSPDLKLKKLMNESPFVKALIENLGARPID